One window of the Solanum stenotomum isolate F172 chromosome 11, ASM1918654v1, whole genome shotgun sequence genome contains the following:
- the LOC125845772 gene encoding uncharacterized protein LOC125845772: MTAQVNKEVVAPVNLNMNTTTSKVRDCTRMNPLELYGSKVEEDPQEFMDEVYKVLAIMGVTLLEKAELAAYQLKDEKLKGRSREKKESRMDDDNPSYDTSDGHGRSRNRQRFSGKGSSNAPKYNEDRVFNPKPQGISSESLWPTCATCGKSYEGKCLAEIEGCFSCGESGQKMRNCPKAKARGIEGNQVPPRGSGSNAPKQNQFCARQARGDHECAPNVDPGSGTILSFVMLFVALIFDVLIDVILGMGRLHFCYASMYHPVKACIRPLEVLYALFHLGGAPGS, translated from the exons ATGACGGCACAAGTTAATAAAGAGGTGGTAGCCCCCGTGAACCTTAATATGAATACGACGACATCAAAAGTGAGGGACTGTACTAGAATGAACCCTCTGGAATTATATGGTTCAAAGGTTGAagaggatcctcaagagttcatggATGAGGTTTATAAGGTGTTAGCTATTATGGGAGTGACTTTGTtagagaaggcggaattggccgcttatcaattgaaag ATGAGAAGCTAAAAGGGAGATCTAGGGAGAAAAAAGAGTCTAGAATGGATGATGATAATCCCTCATATGATACgtctgatggacatggtcgttctagaaatcgacaaaggttttccggGAAAGGTTCTTCCAATGCTCCCAAGTATAATGAAGATAGGGTGTTTAACCCTAAACCGCAAGGAATTAGTAGTGAATCCCTATGGCCTACTTGTGCTACATGTGGAAAGAGCTATGAGGGTAAATGTTTAGCCGAAATAGagggttgctttagttgtggtgaAAGTGgtcaaaaaatgagaaattgtCCAAAGGCAAAGGCTAGAGGAATAGAGGGCAATCAAGTTCCTCCTAGAGGTTCGGGTTCCAATGCTCCTAAGCAAAACCAATTTTGTGCTCGCCAAGCTAGAGGTGACCATGAGTGTGCTCCAAATGTGGATCCCG GTTCCGGTACTATCTTATCTTTTGTGATGCTATTTGTGGCCTTGATATTTGATGTGCTTATTGATGTCATCCTTGGGATGGGTAGGTTGCATTTTTGTTATGCCTCTATGTACCACCCAGTTAAG GCTTGTATAAGGCCTCTCGAGGTCTTGTACGCCTTGTTTCATCTAGGGGGtgcccctgggtcatga